The nucleotide sequence TTGGCGAGCGGAGAAGTGAAAGGCGGCATTGTCTACGGAGCTGAGGCAAGCCTCGCTATTCGAGAAAATAAGGCGATAGAAAAAATATATCCGGAAGAATTTTTAAGTTTGTGGCAGGACAACTTTGTTATCCCAAAAGGAGCGAAGCATAAAGAGAACGCCTTGAAATTTATTGATTTCATTCTTCGCCCAGAAGTAAGCAAAGAGGTAGTAATGGATTATCCGTATGCCAATCCAAATACAGAAGCCGTAAAGCTCTTGCCTGAAGATATTCAAAAAGAAATTGATATTCCAGCAGAAGAGGCAAAGAAAGGCACATATATGAAGGATGTAGGAGAAGCAACGGTTATTTACGATAGAGTGTGGGCGGAGTTAAAGCAATAAAGGCAAATAGCCACTTTATTTTGGTCTGATCAATAGGGAGGGTTCTTCTGTGAAGGTAGCAATTGTTGGCGTAGGCGGTGTAGGCCAGGTGTGCGCTTCGGAACTAGTCAAGCAAGAGTCTCTTGAAAAGTTAGTGCTAGCGGACATTTGTATAGAAGCTGCAATGAGCATTGGGGAGAAATTGCAGACACAGACAAGGAGCGAAATTCTTGTGAAAGAATTAGATGCCCGCAACGTAAAGGAAATGACTCTTGCTTTTAAGGAGGTTGATGTAGTTCTTCACACTGGATTGCCTGAAAATAACTTTTATGTCATGCAGGCTTGCATAAATGCCCAATCCAATTATATTGATATGGCTTCAGTATCGAACGATTCATTGTGGAAGCAGCTATCATGGGATAAGAAATTTAAACAAGCAGGCATTCTGGGAATTATGGGTCTGGGATGCGATCCGGGATTTGCCAACATCGCTGCCCGTTACGGTGTGGATGAATTGGATACAGTTACTGAAATTTCCATTAGAGACGGCGACTGCTCAAATGTGGATTACGAAGGGTTCTGCATGTACTTTAGTCCTAAAACAGCAATTGAAGAATGCCTCGCTCTGCCTAACTACTGGACAATAGTAGAAGGCGAGCGGGTTTACCCTGTTCCATTCGCAAACAAGGAAGAATTTGAATTTCCGGAGCCGG is from Bacillus sp. PK3_68 and encodes:
- a CDS encoding saccharopine dehydrogenase C-terminal domain-containing protein — its product is MKVAIVGVGGVGQVCASELVKQESLEKLVLADICIEAAMSIGEKLQTQTRSEILVKELDARNVKEMTLAFKEVDVVLHTGLPENNFYVMQACINAQSNYIDMASVSNDSLWKQLSWDKKFKQAGILGIMGLGCDPGFANIAARYGVDELDTVTEISIRDGDCSNVDYEGFCMYFSPKTAIEECLALPNYWTIVEGERVYPVPFANKEEFEFPEPVGRLNVYNVDHEEQTTLGETIGRKKGCKYVDFKYALPNDTVHALKVIRDLGLNSEEEIEVKGVKVAPIDMVVALMPKPAELAGKIHGFSCIGALVKGTKDGKDKELFIYTLANHDEVYKQSGFQATVWQTGIPPVVAVDMIAEGTLAAKGCIPPELIEPKVFMKKLKERGMQWYVREKSTTYLTNS